The Streptomyces sp. RKAG293 genome includes a region encoding these proteins:
- a CDS encoding LLM class flavin-dependent oxidoreductase: MQFGIFSVGDVTADPTTGATPTENERIKAMVAIALKAEEVGLDVFATGEHHNPPFVPSSPTTMLGYIAARTERIILSTSTTLITTNDPVKIAEDFAMLQHLADGRVDLMLGRGNTGPVYPWFGKDIRQGIPLAVENYALLHELWRNEVVDWQGTFRTPLQSFTSTPRPLDGVPPFVWHGSIRSPEIAEQAAYYGDGFFANNIFWPKEHYVRLIELYRERFAHYGHGTPEQAVVGLGGQVFMRRNSQDAVREFRPYFDNAPVYGHGPSLEEFTDQTPLTVGSPQEVIDKTLTFRETFGDYQRQLFLMDHAGLPLKTVLEQLDLLGEEVVPVLRKEFASARPAEVPAGPTHAALVARAQAADAAGAARAVSAD, from the coding sequence GTGCAGTTCGGGATCTTCAGCGTCGGCGACGTCACCGCCGATCCCACCACGGGGGCGACGCCCACGGAGAACGAGCGGATCAAGGCGATGGTCGCCATCGCGCTCAAGGCCGAGGAGGTCGGTCTCGACGTCTTCGCGACCGGCGAGCACCACAACCCGCCCTTCGTGCCCTCGTCGCCGACGACCATGCTCGGCTACATCGCGGCGCGTACCGAGCGGATCATCCTCTCCACCTCGACGACGCTCATCACCACCAACGACCCCGTGAAGATCGCCGAGGACTTCGCGATGCTGCAGCACCTCGCCGACGGCCGCGTCGACCTGATGCTCGGGCGCGGCAACACCGGCCCGGTCTACCCCTGGTTCGGCAAGGACATCCGCCAGGGCATCCCGCTCGCCGTCGAGAACTACGCGCTGCTGCATGAGCTGTGGCGCAACGAGGTGGTCGACTGGCAGGGCACGTTCCGTACGCCGCTGCAGTCCTTCACCTCCACGCCCCGGCCGCTCGACGGCGTTCCGCCGTTCGTCTGGCACGGCTCGATCCGCAGTCCGGAGATCGCGGAACAGGCCGCCTACTACGGCGACGGGTTCTTCGCGAACAACATCTTCTGGCCGAAGGAGCACTACGTACGGCTCATCGAGCTCTACCGGGAGCGGTTCGCCCACTACGGCCACGGCACGCCCGAGCAGGCCGTCGTCGGACTCGGCGGGCAGGTCTTCATGCGCAGGAACTCGCAGGACGCGGTGCGGGAGTTCCGCCCGTACTTCGACAACGCGCCCGTCTACGGCCACGGCCCCTCGCTGGAGGAGTTCACCGACCAGACACCGCTGACCGTGGGCAGCCCGCAGGAGGTCATCGACAAGACCCTGACCTTCCGTGAGACCTTCGGCGACTACCAGCGCCAGCTGTTCCTGATGGACCACGCGGGCCTGCCGCTGAAGACCGTCCTGGAACAGCTCGACCTGCTCGGCGAAGAAGTCGTGCCGGTCCTGCGCAAGGAGTTCGCCTCGGCACGGCCGGCCGAGGTACCCGCCGGCCCCACCCATGCGGCCCTGGTCGCCCGCGCCCAGGCAGCGGACGCGGCCGGCGCCGCCCGAGCCGTCTCAGCCGACTGA
- a CDS encoding sigma-70 family RNA polymerase sigma factor codes for MSSAALSAPRFATRETDERFTALIGPHRQPLLRYVRSLLPSDPQRAEDAVQETLLRAWLASPTGSGARRADGFQPGLPWLCTVARNVVIDWSRRDGVRPALPTAYLPETAAVADDQARVVDRTHLVELLAPLSRPHREVLVYTYLLGCSGPDTALALGIPTGTVKSRLHHAMRDLRRSAAYSRECA; via the coding sequence ATGAGTTCAGCGGCACTCTCCGCTCCGCGCTTTGCGACACGCGAGACGGACGAGCGGTTCACCGCTTTGATCGGACCCCACCGCCAACCGCTGCTGCGCTACGTGCGCTCGCTGCTCCCCAGCGACCCGCAGCGGGCCGAGGACGCCGTGCAGGAAACGCTGCTGCGGGCCTGGCTGGCGTCCCCCACCGGATCGGGGGCGCGGCGGGCCGACGGCTTCCAGCCCGGTCTGCCCTGGCTCTGCACCGTGGCCCGCAACGTGGTCATCGACTGGAGTCGCAGGGACGGTGTCCGCCCCGCCCTGCCCACCGCGTATCTGCCCGAGACCGCCGCCGTCGCGGACGACCAGGCCCGGGTCGTCGACCGCACCCACCTCGTCGAGCTGCTCGCCCCACTCTCCCGCCCCCACCGTGAGGTTCTGGTGTACACGTACCTGCTCGGATGTTCCGGCCCCGACACGGCACTCGCCCTGGGGATCCCGACCGGAACCGTCAAGTCCCGTCTGCACCACGCGATGCGCGACCTGCGACGTTCGGCCGCCTACTCGCGGGAGTGCGCGTGA